Proteins encoded together in one Rutidosis leptorrhynchoides isolate AG116_Rl617_1_P2 unplaced genomic scaffold, CSIRO_AGI_Rlap_v1 contig608, whole genome shotgun sequence window:
- the LOC139884830 gene encoding uncharacterized mitochondrial protein AtMg00810-like: MFFLVYVDDLLVIGNDDKLVSTFVTALAATFSVKELGTLDFFLGVEAIQTQGGLFLSQYQYIHKILERTNMLHAKDFTTLISSMQSLQLIDDTPTTDATKFRKVVGALQYMALTRPNVSYAVNKLAQFMNAPKVAHWSAAIRVLRYLKHTIDHGLLLKRNQPLRISAFTNADWARNKDNCLSTSAYVVYVGGNHVSWCSRK; the protein is encoded by the coding sequence ATGTTTTTTCTTGTGTATGTTGATGACTTACTTGTTATAGGCAATGATGACAAGCTTGTTAGTACGTTCGTTACAGCTCTAGCCGCTACATTCTCTGTTAAGGAACTTGGCACTTTAGACTTCTTTCTTGGTGTCGAGGCTATTCAAACTCAAGGAGGCCTCTTCCTATCTCAGTATCAGTATATCCATAAAATACTAGAGCGTACCAACATGTTACATGCTAAAGATTTCACAACTCTGATATCCAGCATGCAATCTCTTCAACTCATTGACGACACTCCGACCACTGATGCGACAAAATTTCGAAAGGTGGTGGGAGCTCTACAGTACATGGCTCTTACTCGGCCTAATGTGTCCTACGCTGTGAATAAACTAGCACAATTTATGAATGCACCCAAGGTCGCTCATTGGTCTGCAGCAATACGGGTTCTCCGCTATCTCAAGCACACCATTGATCATGGTCTCTTGCTCAAACGAAATCAGCCCCTACGCATTTCTGCATTCACGAACGCTGATTGGGCACGAAATAAAGATAACTGCTTATCCACTTCAGCATATGTTGTTTATGTCGGCGGTAACCATGTTTCATGGTGCTCTCGAAAGTAG
- the LOC139884831 gene encoding F-box protein CPR1-like yields MIFLFMKPCYGILPKTLTLPRPHLKGVPVQGFWFDALVNDYKIVRIVKQRVKQRQRWTTLGSQIKIFSLNDNSWRMLESEIEAGWTVRKYTTPAMHGCLHWRAHDENKYGVILCIDMHTEIFREIQLPENLKKNPKYWRLIPYKETSLALFGCIGRLMVKFIALDAFY; encoded by the coding sequence ATGATATTTCTGTTCATGAAACCTTGTTATGGAATCCTTCCGAAAACCTTGACACTCCCTAGACCTCATCTAAAAGGTGTCCCCGTTCAAGGATTTTGGTTCGACGCTTTGGTGAATGACTACAAGATCGTTAGGATTGTCAAACAACGTGTCAAGCAACGCCAGCGCTGGACAACTCTTGGTTCTCAGATTAAGATCTTTTCACTCAATGACAATTCTTGGAGGATGCTGGAATCAGAAATTGAGGCCGGGTGGACGGTTAGAAAATATACTACGCCGGCTATGCATGGTTGTCTTCATTGGCGTGCTCATGATGAAAATAAATATGGTGTCATCTTGTGTATTGATATGCATACTGAGATTTTTCGTGAGATACAGTTGCCTGAAAATTTGAAAAAGAATCCTAAGTATTGGCGCTTAATACCGTATAAGGAAACCTCACTTGCCTTATTTGGTTGCATCGGCAGGTTGATGGTAAAGTTTATAGCTCTCGATGCATTTTATTGA
- the LOC139884826 gene encoding E3 ubiquitin-protein ligase AIRP2-like — translation MQRKQQPSKSLFRESLKALEADIHHANTLAAALPRDYGDDRVEMRLSYSPLASLVLYWIEWMDYSCTDNLPSYLGLLHVLVYKVYVDGMPTMSSKEQKASLREFYAVIYPWLRQLEGEFMEFKDMNKSKTGNCKEERKNVERDDECGICMHNSTKMVLPDCGHSLCINCFRDWNERSQSCPFCRGNLKRVNSEDLWVLTGNNDIMDIFTLAKQNLSRFYLYIETLPLTVPETHSIMFDYMI, via the exons ATGCAAAGAAAACAACAACCCAGTAAATCCTTGTTTAGAGAATCTCTTAAAGCTCTTGAAGCTGATATACATCATGCAAATACCCT GGCTGCTGCACTTCCAAGAGATTATGGCGATGATCGCGTTGAGATGAGATTGTCATACAGCCCTTTGGCTTCCTTGGTCCTATATTGGATAGAATGGATGGACTATAGTTGTACAGATAACCTCCCCAGTTATTTAGGCCTTCTCCATGTGCTTGTGTACAAG GTATACGTTGATGGTATGCCAACAATGTCCTCCAAAGAACAGAAAGCGTCTCTAAGAGAATTTTACG CTGTCATATATCCATGGCTTAGGCAACTTGAAGGTGAATTTATGGAATTCAAAGATATGAATAAAAGTAAAACAGGCAATTGCAAAGAAGAGAGGAAGAATGTCGAAAGAGACGATGAATGTGGAATTTGCATGCACAATAGCACGAAAATGGTTTTGCCAGACTGTGGCCATTCGTTGTGTATCAACTGTTTCCGAGACTGGAACGAGAGATCCCAATCCTGCCCGTTCTGCCGTGGGAATTTGAAAAGAGTCAACTCTGAAGATTTATGGGTTCTCACCGGTAACAATGATATAATGGATATATTTACTCTTGCAAAACAGAATTTGAGTCGTTTCTACCTTTATATCGAAACTTTGCCACTTACGGTTCCTGAAACGCATTCAATCATGTTTGATTACATGATCTAA